The genomic window TATGATGAACTGCTTTTGGAAAGAAATGGTATTAACATCCGTGCCTTACAATTAAACAGGGAAGAGCATAAAAAAAACGACCACGTTCAATTGAACATCAGTCGTTTTTTGGAGTTTTAAAATACTAGTTATAAATCGTTTCCAACAAGAACTATTTTTACCCTTACCGTTGATGTAGGTTTTATCGGCGTTGTTGCCTGGTAATCTGAGCTTTGTACGTCGATAGATACGCCGCCTTTATATACTTCGAAGCTATATGCATCAACATTATAAACAAACGGTAATGCAATATAACTTGCACCGCTATTGTAAGAAATGTAAACCAAAGTTCCTTCATTGTCAACATGATATTGGTCGATTTCAGGAACAGAAATATCTGCAGTAAATGTTTTTTGGTCATTACTTAATACCCATGCATTGGGAGATATATCCTTAACTACAGTTAAAATGGCATTGGCTGGTTGAACAATTGTGTCTTTTTTGCAGGAAGCCAGACCTAGTGTGGCAATGCAAAGCATTAAGATGGTAAATTTTTTCATGTTGATTAGTTTTTATTTGTGTGTGTGATATTGGTATTACAAATCTGCTGCCAAAAAAATATAATTAGAGATTTATGGATTAATTATTGTGCAACAGATTAAATACACAAATGTTGGCACCCTATTTTTTTTAAATATGAAGCTCTTTTTTCGCCTCTTGCCCTGGTTAATTTTAATCGTTGCGGGGTATTTATTTATCTCCAAAAAGTTCAGTATCAATACCTCTGTAGAGAGCAAACATCAGCTTCTGGTAGAGAAAATTGAGGCAATTGGTAAATTAGAGCTGGTAAGGTACCAGATCAGCGATGTTTTAGAACACAAAAACAAAACAGACTTTTTACCCGAAGCCAGTGTTTTATTGATTGTTAAAGCCGAGGCAGTAGGCTGTATCGATTTAACAAAAATTACCCGTGAAGAT from Flavobacterium sp. W4I14 includes these protein-coding regions:
- a CDS encoding hypothetical protein (product_source=Hypo-rule applied; cleavage_site_network=SignalP-noTM; superfamily=51445), producing MKKFTILMLCIATLGLASCKKDTIVQPANAILTVVKDISPNAWVLSNDQKTFTADISVPEIDQYHVDNEGTLVYISYNSGASYIALPFVYNVDAYSFEVYKGGVSIDVQSSDYQATTPIKPTSTVRVKIVLVGNDL
- a CDS encoding hypothetical protein (product_source=Hypo-rule applied; cath_funfam=3.30.1300.10; pfam=PF14014; transmembrane_helix_parts=Inside_1_11,TMhelix_12_34,Outside_35_202) is translated as MQQIKYTNVGTLFFLNMKLFFRLLPWLILIVAGYLFISKKFSINTSVESKHQLLVEKIEAIGKLELVRYQISDVLEHKNKTDFLPEASVLLIVKAEAVGCIDLTKITREDIDIDADTAVVNLPQPEICYVKIDHKNSRVYDTKMAFFREAGLVDEAYKAAERQVTAEVKKSSILTQTKTNATTVLKPIIEGLGYKNVRFTFE